A DNA window from Chlamydia buteonis contains the following coding sequences:
- a CDS encoding tyrosine recombinase XerC, with the protein MVSAFYAFLDYLKNIKTASPHTLRNYCIDLNSFKNFLEKHGELTPSPPICLLTKERQGAELPFSLLTKDTVRLYILKLMQENKAKRTIKRRLSAIKSFSQYCVKNRILPEDPTETIQGPRLPKELPSPITYEQVEILMATPDLSKYTGFRDRCLLELFYSSGLRISEIVAINHWDIDFTSHLIRIRGKGKKERLVPITPHAAQWLQQYLTHPARTGIEKDSQAIFLNRFGQRLTTRSIDRKFQKYLRQSGLSGNITPHTIRHTIATHWLENGMDLKTIQALLGHSSLETTTIYTHVSMKLKKQTHNESHPHS; encoded by the coding sequence ATGGTCTCAGCTTTTTATGCTTTTCTTGATTATCTAAAAAATATAAAAACTGCCTCCCCTCATACTTTAAGAAACTATTGTATCGATTTAAATAGTTTTAAAAACTTTTTAGAAAAACACGGTGAGCTCACCCCATCCCCTCCAATCTGTTTACTCACAAAAGAAAGACAGGGAGCTGAGCTTCCTTTTTCTCTACTAACAAAAGATACTGTGCGTCTCTACATTTTAAAACTAATGCAAGAAAACAAAGCAAAACGCACAATAAAACGTCGACTTTCAGCAATTAAAAGCTTCTCACAGTATTGTGTGAAAAATCGTATTCTTCCTGAAGATCCTACCGAAACCATTCAAGGACCTAGATTACCTAAAGAACTGCCCTCACCCATCACTTATGAGCAAGTAGAAATACTCATGGCAACTCCGGATCTATCGAAATACACAGGATTTCGTGATCGCTGCTTATTAGAATTATTCTATAGCTCAGGATTACGTATTAGCGAAATTGTTGCTATAAACCACTGGGATATTGACTTTACCTCCCATCTCATTCGCATCCGAGGGAAAGGAAAAAAAGAACGTCTTGTTCCTATCACTCCTCATGCAGCTCAATGGCTACAACAATACCTAACTCATCCTGCGAGAACAGGCATTGAAAAAGATTCGCAAGCAATTTTTTTAAATCGTTTTGGGCAAAGATTAACTACTCGCTCTATTGATAGAAAATTTCAAAAATACCTTCGCCAGTCAGGTTTATCAGGGAACATTACCCCCCATACAATCCGCCATACAATTGCCACGCATTGGCTAGAGAATGGCATGGATTTAAAAACCATTCAAGCTCTTCTCGGTCATAGTTCTTTAGAAACCACAACTATTTATACTCATGTATCTATGAAGCTTAAAAAGCAAACACATAATGAGTCCCACCCCCATAGCTAA
- the xseA gene encoding exodeoxyribonuclease VII large subunit — protein MAISSPPQAVTALTESIKNLLESNFCHIVVKGELSNVSLQPSGHLYFGIKDSKSFLNGAFFHFKSKYFDRCPKDGDSVIIHGKLTVYAPRGQYQIVAHALVYAGEGDLLQKFEETKKRLAAEGYFSIEKKQPLKRIPKCIGVITSPTGAVIQDILRILSRRCHQYKLLIYPVTVQGATAAKEISQAIEVMNRDKLVDVLVIARGGGSIEDLWAFNEEIVVKAIDASRIPVISAVGHETDYTLCDFAADVRAPTPSAAAEIVCQSSQEQIQIFKSHLRYLNAHAQQLLAGKAKQIQQWKRYLDHVDFFRPPHQSLDYLRVSIERSIQTKLSQSKQRYMQYTRWLQSDILKRVTYRLQDLWKMINLAFQNRLLALKHHCVHIKKNLIIHNTQQYRQRLDPWRDQIHRALSQRLGYFHQSLAHKQTLLKHFTTKINQLFIKEKYTLNLLKKRLNKAFVYTVCERREHFLYSKENLLLSLNHLVERHREKYHTISKQLISLNPKNVLKRGYAMLFDFNENLAIISAKSLHKHSCVRVRLQDGEATLTVTDVQNFETQEF, from the coding sequence ATGGCAATTTCATCTCCTCCTCAAGCAGTAACGGCTCTTACCGAGTCTATAAAAAATCTACTCGAGTCAAATTTTTGTCATATTGTGGTCAAAGGAGAGTTAAGTAACGTCTCTTTACAGCCTAGTGGGCATCTATATTTTGGTATTAAAGATAGTAAATCTTTTTTAAACGGTGCTTTTTTTCATTTTAAAAGTAAGTATTTTGACCGTTGCCCTAAAGATGGAGACTCTGTGATCATTCACGGGAAACTTACTGTTTATGCACCAAGGGGTCAATACCAAATCGTAGCCCACGCCTTAGTTTATGCAGGGGAAGGCGATCTCTTGCAAAAATTCGAAGAAACTAAGAAGCGTCTCGCAGCCGAAGGGTATTTCTCTATAGAAAAAAAACAGCCCCTTAAGAGAATTCCAAAATGTATTGGCGTTATTACTAGCCCAACAGGAGCAGTAATTCAAGACATCTTACGTATTCTTTCTCGTCGTTGTCATCAATACAAGCTCCTAATTTATCCTGTTACAGTACAAGGAGCTACGGCAGCAAAAGAAATATCTCAAGCTATTGAAGTAATGAATAGAGATAAGCTTGTTGATGTTCTTGTCATAGCTCGCGGTGGTGGCAGTATTGAAGATCTTTGGGCTTTTAATGAAGAAATCGTGGTCAAGGCCATAGATGCAAGCAGAATCCCTGTTATTTCTGCTGTTGGACATGAAACAGATTATACATTATGTGATTTTGCTGCTGACGTGCGTGCTCCCACCCCCTCAGCTGCTGCAGAAATCGTCTGTCAAAGTAGTCAGGAACAAATTCAAATATTTAAAAGTCATTTACGCTATCTGAATGCTCATGCACAGCAACTGCTTGCAGGGAAAGCAAAGCAAATTCAGCAATGGAAGCGTTACTTAGATCACGTAGATTTTTTCCGTCCTCCCCACCAGTCTTTAGACTATCTTCGTGTATCTATAGAACGGTCAATACAAACAAAACTTTCACAAAGCAAGCAACGCTATATGCAATACACGCGCTGGTTGCAAAGCGATATTTTAAAACGTGTGACTTACCGTCTCCAAGATCTTTGGAAAATGATCAATCTAGCTTTCCAAAATCGTTTGCTCGCTTTAAAACACCACTGTGTACATATTAAAAAAAATCTTATCATTCACAACACACAGCAGTATAGGCAGAGATTAGATCCTTGGAGAGATCAAATTCACAGAGCTTTATCTCAGCGTTTAGGATATTTTCATCAATCTTTAGCCCACAAGCAAACGTTATTAAAACATTTTACAACCAAAATTAATCAATTATTTATTAAAGAAAAATATACCCTTAACCTCTTAAAAAAGCGGTTAAATAAAGCTTTCGTTTATACAGTATGCGAACGTAGGGAGCATTTTTTATACTCTAAAGAAAATCTCTTACTTTCCCTAAACCACCTTGTGGAAAGACATCGAGAAAAATACCACACTATTTCTAAACAGTTGATTTCATTAAATCCTAAAAATGTTTTAAAACGCGGGTATGCTATGCTCTTTGACTTTAATGAAAATTTGGCTATCATTTCGGCGAAAAGTTTACATAAACATAGTTGTGTAAGGGTAAGACTACAGGATGGAGAAGCCACTCTTACTGTGACGGATGTTCAGAATTTTGAAACTCAAGAGTTCTAA
- the tpiA gene encoding triose-phosphate isomerase — MARKRYIFGNWKMHKTAKEAKDYLSVLCPLLEEVAPISRVGITPAFTALYACCESIKFFHSPIWLGAQNVHQDTSGAFTGEISLPMLEEFNVNFVLVGHSECRHIFHEEDNTIALKVGAASREGIIPVLCIGETLEVREKGATKDMLSNQLILGLAQLPETASVIIAYEPVWAIGTGKVASAIDVQEAHAFCREVLGNIFSKEKAEAISILYGGSVKADNAEGFASCPDVDGLLVGGASLDPKVFADVVTNFNR, encoded by the coding sequence ATGGCACGTAAGCGTTATATTTTTGGTAATTGGAAAATGCATAAGACAGCTAAAGAGGCTAAAGATTATTTGTCTGTTTTATGCCCTCTCCTTGAAGAAGTTGCTCCTATATCTCGTGTGGGTATAACTCCCGCATTTACAGCCTTATATGCTTGCTGTGAATCTATAAAATTTTTTCACAGCCCTATTTGGCTGGGAGCGCAGAATGTCCATCAGGATACCTCTGGAGCCTTTACAGGTGAGATTTCCTTGCCTATGCTAGAAGAATTTAATGTTAATTTTGTACTTGTAGGTCATTCCGAATGCCGTCACATTTTTCATGAAGAAGACAATACAATTGCGCTTAAGGTTGGCGCCGCATCTCGTGAAGGAATTATTCCCGTTTTGTGTATTGGAGAAACTTTAGAAGTTAGAGAAAAGGGTGCGACGAAAGATATGTTATCTAACCAGTTGATATTGGGGCTTGCTCAACTTCCTGAAACTGCCTCTGTAATCATTGCTTATGAACCGGTATGGGCAATTGGTACGGGGAAAGTAGCTTCAGCCATTGATGTGCAAGAGGCGCATGCTTTTTGTCGAGAGGTTCTTGGCAATATATTTTCCAAAGAGAAAGCAGAGGCAATTTCTATTCTTTATGGAGGATCTGTAAAGGCGGACAATGCTGAAGGATTTGCTAGTTGTCCTGATGTAGACGGTTTGTTAGTAGGAGGCGCTTCTTTAGATCCTAAAGTTTTTGCCGATGTTGTCACGAATTTTAATCGTTAG
- a CDS encoding ABC-F family ATP-binding cassette domain-containing protein, protein MSIVLDKIGKTLGTRVLFDDVSVVFNPGNRYGLTGPNGAGKSTLLKIITGFVEPTRGSISLPKKVGILRQNIDSFGDVSVLDCVIMGNARLWDALQKRDALYLEEFTDAIGIKLGEIEEIIGEENGYRAESEAEELLTGIGIPEALFNNKMSTIPIDLQFRVLLCQSLFGHPEALLLDEPTNHLDIHSINWLGNFLKDYDGTVIVVSHDRHFLNTITTHIADIDYDTVIIYPGNYDAMVEMKTASRDQEKADIKSKEKKIAQLKEFVAKFGAGSRASQVQSRLREIKKLQPQELKKSNIQRPYIRFPLSEKASGKIVFSLEGITKNYNDGNPLFQPFSLEIYQGDKLGIIGNNGLGKTTLMKLLAGVESPTQGSIKTGHQVAYSYFPQNHYDVLKDCGDETLFEWLRNRKTGINDQEIRSVLGKMLFGGDDAFKQIKALSGGETARLLMAGMMLENHNTLILDEANNHLDLESVSALAWAINDYKGTSIFVSHDRTLIEECATKLLIFEKGKITFFDGTMVDYTSSSKL, encoded by the coding sequence ATGAGCATTGTACTTGACAAAATTGGCAAAACCTTAGGCACACGCGTACTGTTCGACGACGTTTCTGTCGTCTTTAACCCAGGCAATCGCTATGGGCTAACAGGACCCAATGGTGCAGGAAAATCTACCTTATTAAAAATTATCACAGGCTTTGTAGAACCTACTCGTGGCTCTATTTCTTTACCTAAGAAAGTAGGTATCCTACGCCAAAATATAGATAGCTTTGGTGACGTTTCCGTTTTAGATTGCGTAATCATGGGTAACGCACGGTTGTGGGATGCTTTGCAAAAAAGAGATGCTTTGTATCTTGAAGAGTTTACTGATGCTATTGGCATTAAACTCGGTGAAATAGAAGAAATCATTGGCGAAGAAAATGGTTACCGAGCGGAATCTGAGGCTGAAGAACTGCTTACAGGAATTGGAATTCCAGAAGCATTATTTAACAATAAAATGTCCACGATTCCTATAGACCTACAATTTCGTGTGCTTTTATGTCAGTCTTTGTTTGGTCACCCTGAAGCTCTTCTTCTTGACGAGCCTACCAACCACTTGGATATTCATTCTATCAACTGGCTGGGAAATTTTTTAAAGGATTATGATGGGACTGTGATTGTTGTTAGCCACGACCGGCACTTTTTAAATACCATTACTACCCATATTGCTGATATTGACTATGACACTGTCATTATCTATCCTGGAAATTACGACGCTATGGTAGAAATGAAAACAGCTTCTCGAGATCAAGAGAAAGCTGATATCAAATCCAAAGAAAAGAAAATAGCCCAGCTTAAAGAGTTTGTGGCTAAATTCGGAGCAGGCTCTCGAGCAAGTCAAGTACAATCGCGCTTACGAGAAATTAAAAAACTCCAGCCTCAAGAATTAAAGAAATCAAATATTCAGCGTCCTTACATACGTTTCCCTTTATCAGAAAAAGCTTCTGGTAAGATTGTCTTTTCTCTAGAAGGCATTACCAAAAATTATAATGACGGAAATCCCCTATTCCAACCTTTCTCTCTAGAGATATATCAAGGAGATAAGTTAGGAATTATTGGTAACAACGGCCTTGGGAAAACAACATTAATGAAACTGTTAGCCGGTGTAGAGTCCCCTACTCAAGGATCTATAAAAACTGGTCATCAAGTTGCTTATTCCTATTTTCCTCAAAATCACTATGACGTCTTAAAAGATTGTGGGGATGAAACTCTATTCGAATGGTTGCGTAATCGTAAAACGGGAATTAACGACCAAGAGATCCGTAGCGTTTTAGGTAAGATGTTATTTGGTGGCGATGACGCTTTTAAGCAGATTAAGGCTTTATCCGGAGGGGAAACAGCTCGTTTGCTTATGGCTGGAATGATGTTGGAAAACCACAATACACTTATTCTTGACGAAGCCAATAACCATTTAGATTTAGAGTCTGTTTCTGCACTAGCTTGGGCTATCAATGATTACAAAGGGACATCCATATTTGTTTCTCATGACAGAACCCTCATCGAAGAATGCGCTACGAAATTATTAATTTTTGAAAAAGGTAAGATTACTTTCTTTGATGGGACAATGGTGGACTATACAAGCAGCAGCAAGCTATAG
- a CDS encoding exodeoxyribonuclease VII small subunit: protein MEEIPFEKAMERLEEIVDLMNQPSTSLDASLKFYEEADALMRICESRIRKAEERVRELSEKRNEDFLAEEESFVH from the coding sequence ATGGAAGAAATTCCCTTTGAAAAGGCTATGGAAAGGTTAGAAGAGATCGTGGATCTTATGAATCAACCTTCAACATCTTTAGATGCCTCTTTAAAATTTTATGAAGAAGCAGATGCCCTAATGCGTATATGTGAATCACGGATCCGTAAAGCGGAAGAACGTGTACGTGAGTTATCTGAAAAACGAAATGAAGATTTTCTTGCAGAAGAAGAGTCTTTCGTACATTAA
- the secG gene encoding preprotein translocase subunit SecG, whose protein sequence is MTALFYSFLFIFLLLCVILCGLILIQESKSMGLGSSFGVDSGDSVFGVSTPDILKKVTAWLAVVFCFSCLFLSFATTYLGKSSQEPPVHVLEQVSSDGEEISSE, encoded by the coding sequence GTGACCGCCTTGTTTTATTCGTTTTTATTTATCTTTCTTCTTTTGTGCGTAATTCTTTGCGGACTGATTTTGATTCAAGAAAGCAAGAGTATGGGACTCGGTTCTTCTTTTGGCGTGGATTCAGGAGATTCCGTTTTTGGTGTATCTACCCCGGATATTTTAAAGAAAGTCACCGCTTGGCTGGCAGTAGTTTTCTGTTTTAGTTGTTTGTTTCTATCTTTTGCGACAACATACTTGGGGAAAAGTTCTCAAGAACCTCCTGTACATGTTCTAGAACAAGTTTCTTCAGATGGAGAAGAAATCTCTAGCGAATAG
- a CDS encoding HEAT repeat domain-containing protein, with translation MGLSRLIIPLGLCLSFPSLVFSSFPDPVSHKILYTSQKSVEQALTAYLDALETQGDHDFALLRKISENCLKQGLRSDDPYIRKSTIIGAGIVGSAEAFEILSQAMETNDPLQQLLVLSALSSHLGKSSDELLFKALASAYPVIRLEAAYRLAGLKNIKVIDHLHSFIHKLPEEIQCLSAAIFLRLETEESDTYIRQLLSSPKSTTRNYAALLIGEYQQKRFLPTLRHLLTSASPLDREAAVYALGMLKDGQSYNAIKKLSEKHDPDLSLASAQALLAIGKEEDALPIFEKQIQEEHCRALYTARLLSKEIGIPLVLPVFLNTKNSEAKLNAALALIHLGCDHPELLEYITEWLVQRQYTRALVPTFSKGRATQAWKCRAVILPQNPTERAKALSAIQHSEEQILVSLLQLPKEAYLPYIEKILLSQKTALASKAISFLAHSSHQQALDILSRASQLPGEPVIRAYADLALYNLTKDPEKKLSLHRYAQELIQETLLFIDTEDRQPHPDSPYLRYQITPEIRAKLMLDILETLVVSKTHEDIRLLIQLMTQTKAKNCHILAGLLMKMIE, from the coding sequence ATGGGATTATCTCGTTTAATCATACCCCTAGGACTATGTTTAAGTTTTCCTAGTTTGGTTTTTAGTAGTTTCCCAGATCCTGTAAGTCATAAGATCCTTTATACCAGCCAAAAATCTGTAGAACAAGCTCTTACCGCCTATCTAGACGCCTTAGAAACGCAAGGAGACCATGATTTTGCGTTATTAAGAAAAATCTCTGAGAACTGTTTAAAACAGGGTTTACGTTCTGATGATCCCTATATTCGAAAAAGCACGATTATTGGGGCTGGTATTGTAGGTTCTGCAGAAGCGTTTGAGATTCTTTCGCAAGCAATGGAAACCAACGATCCTTTGCAACAATTGTTGGTATTATCAGCGTTATCTTCACATTTAGGGAAAAGCTCTGACGAACTTTTATTCAAAGCTCTGGCCTCAGCCTATCCTGTAATTCGTTTAGAAGCTGCTTACCGTTTGGCGGGATTAAAAAATATTAAAGTCATTGATCATCTCCATTCTTTTATTCATAAGCTTCCTGAAGAAATCCAATGTCTCTCAGCTGCTATTTTCCTAAGATTAGAAACTGAAGAATCGGATACGTATATCCGTCAGCTGCTCTCTTCACCAAAAAGTACTACAAGAAACTATGCAGCTCTGTTGATAGGGGAATACCAACAAAAACGGTTCTTACCAACACTACGACATTTATTAACAAGCGCTTCCCCTTTAGATCGTGAAGCTGCTGTATATGCTCTAGGAATGTTAAAAGATGGTCAGAGTTACAACGCTATAAAAAAGCTGTCGGAGAAACACGATCCCGACTTATCTTTAGCCTCTGCTCAAGCGTTGCTTGCTATTGGTAAAGAAGAGGATGCGCTTCCTATTTTCGAAAAGCAGATACAAGAAGAACACTGTAGAGCTTTATACACAGCACGATTACTATCTAAAGAGATAGGGATTCCTTTAGTACTTCCTGTATTTTTAAATACTAAAAACAGCGAAGCAAAGTTAAATGCAGCTCTAGCTTTGATACATTTAGGCTGCGATCATCCAGAACTTCTTGAATACATTACAGAATGGTTAGTTCAGCGACAATATACCCGAGCATTAGTGCCTACATTTTCCAAAGGGCGTGCAACACAAGCGTGGAAATGCCGAGCAGTAATCCTCCCTCAAAATCCTACAGAACGTGCCAAAGCCTTATCCGCCATTCAACATTCTGAAGAACAGATCCTTGTTTCTCTTTTACAACTACCTAAAGAGGCGTATCTTCCTTATATAGAAAAAATACTCTTAAGTCAGAAAACAGCACTTGCTTCTAAAGCAATCTCTTTTTTAGCACATTCTTCTCATCAACAAGCTTTAGATATCCTTTCACGAGCGTCCCAACTTCCTGGAGAGCCTGTAATCCGTGCTTATGCCGATTTAGCATTATACAACCTTACTAAAGACCCTGAGAAAAAATTATCCCTACATCGTTATGCTCAGGAGCTCATCCAAGAAACGTTATTGTTTATTGATACAGAAGATAGACAACCACACCCTGATTCTCCTTATCTTCGTTATCAAATTACTCCAGAAATACGAGCAAAACTCATGTTAGACATTCTTGAAACTCTTGTGGTATCAAAGACACATGAGGATATTCGTTTACTTATTCAGCTGATGACACAAACAAAAGCAAAAAATTGTCATATCTTAGCTGGGTTATTGATGAAAATGATAGAATAG
- a CDS encoding Maf-like protein has translation MEPKFILGSSSPRRKSILEYFRIPFTCISSNFEEHSVPYHGDPIAYSRELAIGKAESIVKEHNPEGLILTADTVVAYKGKIFNKPGSYDEAIEMLKTLSGQTHSVITSIALLQDRKLVTGEETTWVTFTQLPEAYLGRYVKAFSTLDKCGGYSIQEGGGLIIHNIQGCAYNVQGLPIKTLKHLLLEFNVNLWDYLV, from the coding sequence ATGGAACCAAAGTTCATCCTGGGTTCTTCTTCTCCACGAAGAAAATCGATACTAGAATACTTTCGTATTCCTTTTACCTGCATCTCCTCAAATTTTGAAGAACATTCGGTTCCTTATCATGGTGATCCTATAGCGTATTCTCGAGAATTGGCTATAGGCAAAGCCGAGTCTATAGTAAAGGAACACAATCCTGAAGGTCTTATTCTTACTGCTGATACAGTTGTGGCGTATAAAGGGAAAATTTTCAATAAGCCGGGTTCTTACGATGAGGCTATTGAAATGTTAAAAACATTAAGCGGTCAAACCCATTCCGTAATTACAAGCATCGCGCTTCTGCAAGATAGGAAATTAGTAACCGGAGAAGAGACCACATGGGTAACATTTACCCAACTACCCGAAGCGTACCTGGGGAGGTATGTCAAAGCATTTTCTACCCTAGATAAATGCGGAGGCTACAGTATTCAAGAAGGCGGTGGATTGATTATTCATAATATCCAAGGATGTGCATATAATGTCCAAGGTCTTCCGATTAAAACACTGAAACACCTCTTGTTGGAGTTCAACGTTAACTTATGGGATTATCTCGTTTAA
- a CDS encoding Organic solvent tolerance protein OstA, producing MKRCFPYFLLSALLLCSFSAEALTHKEAAKKKVSYLSHFKGLSGTLDIEDGVLNIHNNLRIQANRAYVDNVPERGMKLIAHGNVMVNYRGKTLVCDYLEYYEDTDSCLLTNGRFAMYPWFLGGSMMTLTPETLIIHKGYISTSEGPKKHICLSGDYLEYSSDSVLSIGKTTFSICNIPLLFLPQFSIMPMEIPKPPINFRGGTGGFLGSYLGISYSPISKKHFLSTFFLDSFFKHGIGVGYNMHFSQKEKPENVFNMKSYYAHRLAIDMAEPRDRYRFHGNFSLAHKQTKLSGEYHLSDSWETVADIFPNNFSLKNTGPTQVRLTWHDALLDGRLSSSVKVNPFQNVNQELPYLSLKQHPVNIKNTGIFIENLFECGYLNFAFSNNIAGSNFSSLRAAASPKVYRAIPLLIGTLTPTVSASAIYYSNVPKTSQRHCQASAQINLDYRFSAYKNYLHTKHIVEPFVSFTSATHPLAKNHEHYIFSINDAFSSLHLCKIGIESFILNRVSPSAPRASAKVWTTQIFKNTFARSTFPKTACMISLPLDRKNTLSLDAEWIWKKHCWDHMNLLWQWVGSDNIGLTLEFLHRSKYSLLKCDKENYILDVSRSPEELFNSPLSDRRNLILGKVFVRPHPCWNYHLTLRYGWHRTQTPSYLEYQMILGTKVFEHWQLYSVYEKREADNRFFFYLKLDKPKHLSNQ from the coding sequence ATGAAACGTTGTTTCCCCTATTTCCTTCTATCAGCACTACTGTTGTGTTCATTTTCTGCAGAAGCGTTAACTCATAAAGAAGCTGCAAAGAAAAAAGTATCCTATCTAAGCCATTTTAAAGGGCTATCCGGAACTTTAGATATCGAAGATGGCGTCCTCAATATTCATAATAATCTGCGTATACAGGCAAATCGTGCCTACGTAGACAATGTTCCCGAACGTGGTATGAAATTAATTGCTCATGGAAATGTCATGGTCAATTATCGAGGAAAGACATTAGTTTGCGATTACTTAGAATACTATGAAGATACTGATTCGTGTCTTTTGACCAATGGTAGATTTGCAATGTATCCTTGGTTTTTAGGCGGGTCTATGATGACATTGACTCCTGAAACTTTAATTATCCACAAAGGATATATATCCACCTCAGAAGGTCCTAAAAAACATATTTGTCTTTCCGGAGACTACTTAGAATACTCTTCAGACAGTGTACTTTCTATAGGGAAAACAACATTCAGTATTTGTAATATTCCTTTATTATTCCTCCCGCAATTTTCTATTATGCCAATGGAAATTCCTAAACCTCCAATTAATTTCCGAGGAGGTACGGGAGGATTTTTAGGTTCTTACTTAGGGATTAGTTACTCACCTATTTCTAAAAAGCATTTTTTATCTACATTTTTTTTAGATAGCTTTTTCAAGCATGGCATAGGGGTTGGCTATAACATGCACTTTTCGCAAAAAGAGAAACCTGAAAATGTCTTTAATATGAAAAGTTACTATGCCCACCGCTTAGCGATTGATATGGCAGAACCTCGAGATCGCTACCGCTTCCATGGAAATTTTTCTCTAGCACATAAACAGACAAAATTATCCGGGGAGTATCATTTAAGCGACAGCTGGGAAACGGTTGCTGATATTTTTCCTAATAATTTCTCTTTAAAAAATACTGGTCCTACACAAGTTCGCCTTACCTGGCATGATGCGTTATTAGACGGCCGACTATCTTCTTCCGTGAAGGTAAATCCGTTCCAGAATGTGAATCAAGAACTTCCCTATCTCTCTTTGAAACAACACCCTGTGAATATTAAAAATACAGGGATTTTCATTGAGAATCTGTTTGAATGTGGCTATTTAAACTTTGCTTTTAGCAATAACATTGCTGGTTCCAATTTTTCTTCACTGCGAGCTGCGGCCTCTCCTAAGGTATACCGTGCTATTCCCCTACTTATAGGGACGCTGACACCCACGGTATCAGCATCAGCGATTTATTACAGCAACGTCCCAAAAACATCTCAACGTCATTGCCAAGCTTCTGCGCAAATAAATTTAGATTATCGTTTTTCAGCGTATAAGAATTATCTACACACTAAGCATATTGTAGAGCCTTTTGTTTCATTTACATCGGCAACACATCCATTAGCAAAGAACCACGAACACTATATCTTTTCTATCAATGATGCTTTCTCTTCTCTACATTTATGTAAGATAGGTATTGAATCTTTTATATTAAATCGTGTTTCTCCTAGTGCTCCACGAGCTTCCGCCAAAGTTTGGACAACACAAATTTTTAAAAATACATTTGCAAGATCGACATTTCCCAAAACAGCATGCATGATCTCCTTACCTTTAGATCGTAAAAATACCTTATCTCTAGATGCTGAATGGATATGGAAAAAACATTGCTGGGATCATATGAATCTGCTTTGGCAATGGGTAGGAAGTGATAATATCGGTTTAACTTTAGAATTCCTGCATAGAAGCAAGTATAGCCTTCTTAAATGTGATAAGGAAAACTATATTCTAGATGTTAGTCGCTCTCCTGAAGAACTTTTTAATTCTCCTTTATCAGATCGTCGGAATCTCATTTTAGGGAAGGTCTTTGTTCGTCCGCATCCCTGTTGGAATTATCATCTGACACTACGATATGGCTGGCATAGAACCCAGACACCTAGTTATCTAGAATATCAAATGATTTTAGGAACCAAAGTATTTGAGCACTGGCAGTTATACTCGGTATATGAGAAAAGAGAAGCGGATAACCGCTTCTTCTTTTACCTCAAACTAGATAAGCCAAAACATCTAAGTAATCAGTAA
- the def gene encoding peptide deformylase, with the protein MIRELEYYGSPTLRRKADAILEITDEIRQLAQDMYETMVAHKGVGLAAPQVGESVSLFVMCVEGETEDGDLIFCDFPKVYINPVLSDVSEDLVLGREGCLSIPGLRADVYRPRRITVKAINLDGQEFTEHLEGFPARIIMHENDHLHGILYIDKMEEPKDYKKFKSALEKIRRRYNNHITDKAS; encoded by the coding sequence ATGATTAGAGAATTAGAATATTACGGTAGCCCTACATTACGTAGAAAGGCTGATGCTATTCTTGAAATTACTGACGAGATTCGTCAGTTGGCTCAAGATATGTATGAGACTATGGTAGCTCATAAGGGGGTGGGTTTAGCAGCTCCTCAAGTAGGGGAAAGCGTAAGTCTTTTTGTTATGTGTGTTGAGGGAGAAACAGAGGATGGGGATCTGATTTTTTGTGACTTCCCCAAGGTGTATATTAATCCTGTACTTTCTGATGTTTCTGAGGATCTTGTTTTAGGTAGGGAAGGATGTTTATCGATTCCCGGGTTGCGAGCTGATGTTTACCGTCCGCGTCGCATTACCGTAAAAGCGATCAATCTCGATGGTCAGGAATTCACAGAACATTTAGAAGGGTTTCCTGCGCGTATTATCATGCATGAAAATGACCATCTCCATGGAATTTTATACATTGATAAGATGGAAGAGCCTAAGGATTATAAGAAGTTTAAGTCTGCCCTAGAAAAAATTCGCCGTCGTTATAATAACCATATAACAGACAAAGCTTCTTAG